Proteins from a genomic interval of Pseudomonas silesiensis:
- a CDS encoding histone-like nucleoid-structuring protein, MvaT/MvaU family — translation MSKLAEFRQLEKHLAEQLQALETLKGDAGLKQEIEFETKLRALLAKYGFSLRDIVNLLDPKAGRHAPAAESKSSTRKPRQVKVYKNPETGEVVETKGGNHRTLKEWKAKYGSDTVESWLTK, via the coding sequence ATGTCCAAACTTGCAGAATTTCGTCAGCTTGAAAAGCACCTGGCCGAGCAGCTCCAAGCGCTTGAAACCTTAAAAGGTGACGCCGGCTTGAAGCAAGAAATCGAGTTCGAAACAAAGCTTCGTGCCCTGTTGGCGAAGTACGGCTTCAGCTTGAGAGACATCGTCAACCTACTTGATCCAAAGGCTGGTCGTCACGCACCCGCTGCGGAGTCGAAGAGCAGCACTCGCAAGCCTCGCCAAGTGAAGGTCTACAAAAATCCAGAGACCGGCGAAGTCGTAGAAACCAAAGGCGGCAACCACCGGACGCTGAAGGAATGGAAAGCGAAATACGGTTCTGACACCGTGGAGTCCTGGCTGACAAAGTGA
- a CDS encoding aldehyde dehydrogenase family protein, producing the protein MSVSSMASIQLVEAKQIGVFSPFDGRLVGSVPCLDAAAVPGLLERARIGVRESAAMPRHLRARILEDAARCVELESDAFAKLIVAEAGKTLRQAEKEVKRCVNTLKLSAEEARRNAGEVIPFGAYEGSESRQGWFTREPLGLIVAITPYNDPLNLVAHKLGPAIAGGNAVILKPSELAPLSALKLVECLVEAGLPPSVITPATGGVDLGKALVEVREVRMISFTGGFATGEAIARSAGLKKLAMDLGGNAPVLVLEDCDIEPTVESCVSGAFWAAGQNCIGTQRILIHSSIYEDFRERFVSQTRALVVGDPDQRATDVGPMITEQSARRTEQLVNEALAEGAVLLCGHHRQVGSYAPTVLERVRHSSTIWQQEVFAPVVILEPFDHLDDAVALANATEYSLHAGLFTRDISKALKLARQIEAGGVMINDSSDYRFDAMPFGGFKYGSLGREGVRFAYEDMTQPKVVCISEAG; encoded by the coding sequence ATGAGCGTATCCAGCATGGCCAGTATCCAGCTTGTTGAAGCCAAACAGATTGGTGTGTTCAGTCCATTCGATGGTCGTTTGGTAGGGAGCGTACCTTGCCTCGATGCAGCCGCAGTTCCTGGCTTGCTGGAGCGTGCGCGAATCGGCGTGCGCGAGAGTGCGGCAATGCCTCGTCACCTTCGCGCGCGCATTCTTGAGGACGCCGCCCGGTGTGTGGAGCTTGAGTCTGATGCATTCGCCAAGCTGATCGTTGCAGAGGCGGGAAAAACGCTGCGACAAGCAGAGAAGGAAGTGAAGCGTTGCGTGAACACGTTGAAGCTATCTGCGGAAGAGGCGCGTCGTAACGCCGGGGAAGTGATTCCATTTGGGGCTTATGAAGGATCGGAATCGCGTCAAGGTTGGTTCACGCGGGAACCCTTGGGACTTATCGTCGCAATCACGCCCTATAACGATCCGCTGAATTTGGTCGCCCATAAACTCGGCCCGGCAATCGCCGGTGGCAATGCCGTGATTTTGAAACCCTCGGAACTCGCGCCGCTGTCTGCACTCAAGCTCGTTGAGTGCTTGGTGGAAGCGGGTCTTCCACCCTCTGTGATTACCCCGGCTACAGGTGGTGTCGACTTGGGTAAAGCGTTGGTGGAGGTTCGCGAAGTTCGGATGATTTCCTTTACGGGTGGTTTTGCCACGGGTGAGGCCATTGCTCGTAGTGCTGGGTTGAAGAAGCTAGCAATGGATCTGGGAGGAAATGCCCCGGTTCTTGTGCTTGAAGATTGTGATATCGAACCGACCGTGGAGTCCTGTGTGTCGGGTGCCTTTTGGGCGGCAGGGCAGAATTGCATCGGCACGCAACGCATCCTTATACATAGCTCAATTTATGAGGATTTCCGTGAGCGTTTTGTCAGCCAAACGCGCGCATTGGTGGTGGGCGATCCTGACCAGCGAGCAACGGATGTAGGCCCGATGATTACGGAACAATCGGCCCGTCGTACCGAACAATTGGTAAATGAAGCACTGGCCGAAGGTGCCGTCCTTCTATGTGGGCACCATCGGCAAGTGGGAAGCTATGCGCCGACCGTGCTTGAGCGTGTGAGGCATAGCAGTACGATTTGGCAGCAGGAAGTCTTCGCTCCGGTGGTTATTCTGGAGCCTTTTGACCATCTGGATGACGCTGTTGCTCTGGCCAACGCAACGGAGTACAGCTTGCATGCTGGTCTCTTCACACGTGATATTTCCAAGGCTTTGAAACTAGCGCGTCAAATCGAAGCGGGTGGTGTGATGATCAATGATTCTTCCGATTATCGTTTCGATGCCATGCCTTTCGGTGGTTTTAAGTACGGAAGTCTTGGGCGCGAAGGTGTTCGGTTTGCGTATGAGGATATGACGCAGCCCAAAGTGGTCTGTATCAGCGAGGCGGGTTAA
- a CDS encoding homoserine dehydrogenase encodes MTEYKIALVGFGGVNRGFAQLVADRNAEWKESLGFTIKIVGVTDLFLGSIVAKDGLDAQQLVALPIEKGALAQLPGGNAEAFNETVIKHSGADIIAEATFTNPVDGEPATTFCRWALESGIHVVTTNKGPIALHGAELKALARRNQVAFEYEGAVMSGTPVIRLAKQALAGANVQGFEGILNGTSNYVLTQMKDGLAFNDAVVQAQQLGYAEADPTADVEGFDVRLKVVILANELLNARLNVSDVACSGISNISAEDIAQASANGASWKLIGSAERETDGSVRASVEARLLPNSHPLAGIAGATNAVSFNTGLLGAVTVSGPGAGRIETAFALLSDIVAIHTAHSK; translated from the coding sequence ATGACTGAGTACAAAATTGCCTTGGTAGGGTTTGGTGGCGTGAACCGTGGCTTCGCCCAATTGGTCGCCGATCGTAATGCCGAGTGGAAAGAGTCTCTGGGCTTCACTATTAAAATTGTCGGTGTCACGGATCTGTTCCTCGGCTCCATCGTTGCTAAAGATGGTCTGGATGCACAGCAGTTGGTCGCGCTGCCGATTGAGAAAGGTGCACTCGCTCAACTGCCCGGCGGCAATGCTGAGGCCTTCAACGAAACCGTGATCAAGCATTCCGGTGCAGACATTATCGCTGAGGCCACTTTCACCAACCCGGTGGATGGCGAGCCCGCAACTACCTTTTGCCGCTGGGCCTTGGAAAGTGGCATTCATGTAGTGACCACCAATAAGGGGCCTATTGCGCTGCACGGTGCCGAGCTCAAGGCGTTGGCCCGTCGCAACCAGGTGGCTTTCGAATACGAGGGGGCGGTGATGAGTGGCACCCCTGTGATTCGTCTCGCCAAGCAGGCCTTGGCGGGTGCCAACGTACAAGGCTTCGAAGGCATCCTGAACGGCACTTCCAACTACGTGCTCACCCAAATGAAAGACGGCTTGGCGTTCAACGATGCCGTCGTACAAGCGCAACAGCTCGGCTACGCCGAGGCAGATCCAACCGCCGATGTGGAAGGGTTTGACGTACGCCTCAAGGTGGTGATCCTGGCCAATGAACTGCTCAATGCACGATTGAATGTCAGTGATGTAGCGTGTTCGGGTATCAGCAATATCAGCGCGGAAGATATTGCTCAGGCAAGTGCAAATGGCGCGAGCTGGAAACTGATTGGCTCAGCCGAACGTGAAACCGATGGCTCGGTTCGAGCGAGTGTCGAGGCCCGGCTGCTGCCGAACTCGCACCCTCTGGCAGGTATTGCCGGCGCCACGAATGCCGTGTCGTTCAATACTGGACTACTGGGCGCTGTCACCGTATCGGGCCCGGGAGCGGGGCGTATCGAGACGGCCTTCGCATTGCTGTCGGACATCGTTGCCATCCACACCGCCCACAGTAAATAA
- a CDS encoding Lrp/AsnC family transcriptional regulator gives MKRILDPLDERILAELTANARIAHIELGAKINLSRNAVRQRIERLERDGAIQGYTVLLGESRRPTSLISAVIFVYRYDRMRGEEVLAALRSIPEVVQCEVLSGEFDLMLRVNAATPERVHLVWKEIAAMSGVENTVTSFVLSAVF, from the coding sequence ATGAAGCGCATTCTGGATCCGCTGGACGAGCGCATACTGGCCGAACTTACCGCTAATGCGCGAATAGCCCATATCGAACTGGGTGCCAAGATCAACTTGTCGCGCAATGCTGTGCGCCAGCGCATCGAGCGTCTTGAGCGCGACGGTGCGATCCAGGGCTATACGGTACTTCTCGGTGAGTCCCGGCGGCCTACGTCGCTTATCAGCGCGGTGATCTTCGTCTACCGCTACGACCGCATGCGTGGCGAAGAAGTACTGGCTGCGCTGCGCTCCATTCCCGAAGTCGTGCAATGTGAAGTACTCAGTGGTGAGTTCGATTTAATGCTGCGCGTGAATGCCGCCACACCTGAACGTGTCCATCTCGTGTGGAAGGAAATCGCGGCCATGTCAGGGGTGGAAAACACCGTGACATCGTTCGTCCTTTCTGCGGTGTTTTAA
- the thrC gene encoding threonine synthase produces the protein MDYVSTRGGNMRADFRSVVLSGLAENGGLYVPTSLPVFTEKQITSWSWLPFDELVWRIISPFVGSSMDESILRGLLSDSYQQFKHRAITPLEQIGHNEWILQLFHGPTRSSKDFAAQLQARLVEHFLGEVGKEALVVGATNGDTGLAALEAFANCPAARMAILYPRDGLAPEQLSALQAADPQRVQLFAVDGNFDDCQTLVSRLLREWPLDGVMPVCFNSTNWIGVLAQIVFYFHAALQLGGGSRPVGFSVPAASSAEIYAGYIAQKMGLPINQVIISTNSNDALHQFFHCNRYFTRVTDRTVSPGMDFSLYSNLERFIWEIYEHDGCSTKALMEHFESCGEMSIGNQQWLRARVLFDSYAVDESQVRDEVVELFRETGSAIDPHTAVGVLAGRLHRRSLGAPMVTFGQIAPAKSAALLAELGVWQANVPSTVEVRAQPPYLAKDDLEGLCQSLRVAEQRLS, from the coding sequence ATGGATTATGTAAGCACACGTGGCGGTAACATGCGGGCGGATTTTCGCAGTGTGGTTCTGTCGGGGCTCGCCGAAAATGGAGGCCTGTATGTCCCGACCAGTTTGCCAGTATTCACTGAGAAACAAATTACCAGCTGGTCATGGCTGCCGTTTGATGAGTTGGTATGGCGGATAATCTCGCCCTTTGTTGGCTCGTCAATGGACGAAAGCATCCTGCGTGGCTTGCTCAGTGACAGCTATCAACAATTCAAGCACCGCGCTATTACACCGCTTGAGCAGATCGGGCATAACGAGTGGATACTCCAGCTGTTTCATGGCCCGACCCGTTCTTCCAAAGATTTCGCCGCGCAATTGCAGGCGCGCCTGGTCGAGCATTTTCTGGGGGAGGTTGGTAAAGAAGCGTTGGTGGTCGGTGCAACTAATGGTGATACCGGACTAGCTGCGCTTGAAGCCTTTGCTAACTGCCCGGCCGCCCGCATGGCGATACTTTATCCGCGCGACGGGCTTGCGCCTGAGCAACTCAGTGCCTTGCAGGCAGCCGACCCGCAGCGGGTTCAGCTGTTTGCGGTTGACGGAAATTTCGATGATTGTCAGACACTGGTCTCCCGACTCTTGCGTGAGTGGCCGTTGGACGGAGTGATGCCAGTCTGTTTCAACTCGACCAATTGGATCGGCGTCCTTGCCCAGATTGTTTTTTACTTCCACGCGGCCTTGCAACTGGGCGGTGGCTCGCGTCCCGTTGGCTTCAGTGTTCCAGCTGCCAGCTCGGCCGAGATCTACGCAGGCTATATTGCGCAGAAAATGGGATTACCCATCAATCAGGTGATCATTTCCACCAACAGCAATGATGCCCTGCACCAGTTTTTTCATTGCAATCGCTACTTCACCCGGGTGACCGATCGAACAGTGTCGCCGGGGATGGACTTCTCGTTGTATTCCAACCTGGAGCGGTTTATTTGGGAGATTTACGAGCACGATGGCTGCTCAACAAAAGCGCTGATGGAGCATTTTGAAAGTTGCGGAGAAATGAGCATCGGCAATCAGCAATGGCTGCGTGCCCGAGTACTCTTCGATTCCTATGCGGTAGACGAATCCCAGGTGCGCGATGAGGTGGTCGAACTATTCCGAGAGACAGGCTCGGCCATCGATCCTCACACCGCTGTCGGAGTACTGGCCGGCCGGCTTCATCGACGCAGTCTGGGGGCGCCAATGGTCACCTTCGGGCAAATTGCGCCGGCCAAGTCGGCGGCGCTGTTGGCAGAGCTGGGCGTGTGGCAAGCAAACGTTCCGAGCACTGTCGAGGTGCGCGCGCAACCACCTTACCTGGCCAAGGACGATCTGGAGGGGCTGTGCCAGTCTCTTCGTGTGGCGGAGCAGAGGCTTTCATGA
- a CDS encoding LysR substrate-binding domain-containing protein, with product MSQKSLPPLNWLRAFEVSARYLNFTHAAEELHLTQGAVSQQIRQLESHLGVALFKRLPRGLGLTEEGQSYLPVVQDAISRLAVGTNEIFGQHNRRHLKVRGSLSFLHYWLAPRLADFCREYPQIDIRYISNIWVKEPDGEDDLEIRWGCGEWSGLHAQRLTWDILQPVCSPTLMANSPIHEPRDLMNHSLLHVLGYEEGWGYWLKRVGADDVDYSRGLQFDTLISTIRMAELGQGVALARSSVVEDLLNSGQLVAPFSHRIEASESFYLVHEQAEALSPDAANFSTWLVAQAHRLL from the coding sequence ATGAGTCAAAAATCACTACCACCCTTGAATTGGTTGAGGGCATTCGAAGTATCGGCGCGTTATTTGAACTTTACCCACGCGGCAGAAGAACTCCATTTGACTCAAGGGGCTGTGAGTCAGCAGATCCGTCAGTTGGAAAGTCACCTCGGGGTGGCGCTGTTCAAGCGCTTGCCTCGAGGGCTTGGCTTGACCGAGGAAGGACAGTCGTACCTGCCTGTCGTACAAGACGCGATCAGTCGCCTTGCAGTCGGCACAAACGAGATTTTCGGCCAGCACAATCGAAGACATTTGAAGGTGCGTGGCAGCCTTTCCTTTCTTCACTACTGGTTGGCCCCACGGCTCGCGGATTTTTGTCGAGAGTATCCGCAGATCGATATTCGATATATCAGCAATATCTGGGTGAAAGAACCGGATGGCGAGGACGACTTGGAGATTCGCTGGGGATGCGGTGAGTGGTCGGGCTTGCACGCTCAGCGATTGACCTGGGACATCCTTCAGCCTGTTTGCTCCCCGACGCTCATGGCCAACTCACCCATACATGAGCCTCGCGACTTGATGAACCATTCCCTGCTTCACGTGTTGGGTTACGAAGAAGGTTGGGGTTACTGGTTGAAGCGAGTAGGAGCAGACGACGTCGACTATTCCCGTGGCCTTCAGTTTGACACGCTGATCTCCACGATCCGCATGGCCGAATTGGGGCAGGGCGTTGCGCTGGCACGCTCTTCCGTGGTCGAGGATTTGCTTAACAGTGGGCAATTGGTTGCGCCATTCAGTCACCGAATTGAGGCTAGCGAATCTTTTTATCTGGTACACGAACAGGCCGAAGCGCTATCGCCAGATGCCGCAAATTTTTCTACCTGGCTGGTGGCTCAAGCCCATCGCCTTCTGTAA
- a CDS encoding amino acid permease, which produces MSTQIEEKQPDPNSHFKKEMQTRHIVMLALGGVIGTGLFLTSGYTVNQAGPLGAVIAYIIGAVMVYLVMVCLGELAVQMPETGSFSSYATRYLGPGTGYTVAWLYWLTWAVAIGSEFTAAGILMVRWFPDTPVWIWSALFAIAVFSSNVVSVRLFAETEFWLSLIKVLTVITFIVIGGAAILGLFQIQNLPGAGLSNFTREGLFPTGFLPIAMTLLAVSFAFSGTELIGIAAGEAQDPQTSVPKAIRTTVVRLALFFVGTIFVLATLLPREQAGLVESPFVMVFELIGIPYSADIMNFVILTALISAANSGLYAASRMLWTLSDQGHMPKRYARLSSRGTPVNAIVLSMAGAVASLLSSVLAPDTVYLALVSISGLAVVVVWMSIAASQIAFRRQYVANGGRVEDLHFRVRGYPWVPIGAILCCLLACVGIAFDPEQRVALYFGLPFIAWCYFVYWITRNKRAERLALAAAVHSSGTA; this is translated from the coding sequence ATGTCCACTCAGATAGAAGAAAAGCAGCCCGATCCAAATTCGCATTTCAAAAAAGAAATGCAAACCCGCCACATCGTTATGTTGGCGTTGGGCGGTGTGATCGGCACGGGCTTATTCCTGACCTCCGGTTACACGGTTAATCAGGCAGGGCCGCTCGGTGCAGTGATCGCTTACATCATCGGTGCAGTGATGGTGTATTTGGTCATGGTCTGTCTCGGTGAGTTGGCTGTACAGATGCCAGAAACCGGATCGTTCAGTAGTTACGCGACGCGATACCTGGGCCCGGGCACCGGCTATACAGTGGCTTGGCTTTACTGGCTCACTTGGGCGGTCGCCATCGGTTCTGAATTTACTGCTGCGGGCATACTGATGGTTCGGTGGTTTCCTGACACCCCGGTGTGGATTTGGAGTGCACTGTTTGCCATTGCCGTTTTCTCAAGCAATGTTGTTTCTGTTCGGTTGTTTGCGGAGACTGAATTTTGGCTTTCGCTGATTAAGGTTCTGACCGTTATCACGTTCATCGTGATTGGCGGAGCGGCAATTCTCGGTCTTTTTCAGATACAGAATTTGCCAGGTGCGGGATTATCCAACTTCACACGTGAGGGGCTTTTCCCCACCGGGTTCTTACCCATTGCAATGACTCTCCTGGCTGTGTCCTTTGCATTTTCCGGAACTGAGCTGATCGGGATTGCGGCAGGTGAAGCGCAAGATCCACAAACTAGCGTGCCCAAGGCAATCCGTACGACAGTGGTACGTTTGGCACTGTTTTTTGTGGGGACAATTTTCGTCCTTGCGACGTTACTCCCACGAGAGCAAGCGGGTCTCGTGGAAAGCCCGTTCGTCATGGTATTTGAGCTGATTGGCATCCCATACTCTGCCGACATCATGAACTTCGTCATTCTCACGGCACTGATTTCCGCCGCTAACTCGGGGCTGTATGCAGCATCGCGCATGCTGTGGACATTGAGCGATCAAGGACATATGCCTAAGCGCTACGCCAGGCTCTCCAGTCGGGGCACACCGGTGAACGCCATCGTTCTTAGTATGGCAGGTGCAGTGGCTTCTCTGCTCAGCAGTGTGCTTGCCCCTGATACGGTTTACTTAGCTTTGGTGTCCATTTCCGGGCTGGCGGTCGTAGTTGTGTGGATGAGCATTGCTGCTAGCCAGATCGCGTTCCGTCGTCAATACGTCGCCAATGGCGGACGAGTTGAAGACCTGCATTTCCGTGTGCGTGGCTATCCGTGGGTGCCTATCGGTGCGATTTTGTGTTGTCTGCTGGCCTGTGTGGGTATCGCTTTTGATCCTGAGCAGAGAGTGGCGCTTTACTTCGGCCTTCCCTTTATCGCGTGGTGTTATTTCGTTTACTGGATCACTCGCAACAAGAGGGCAGAGCGGTTGGCTTTAGCCGCCGCTGTTCATTCCTCTGGCACCGCGTGA
- a CDS encoding cystathionine gamma-synthase family protein, with protein sequence MENKKDAVHPSEVGMGTRVVWGGEQVQHPYNATQTPIVVSAAYGYDDIDKWYDVALGKEPGFIYSRMSNPTVSVLEDKLCELENAESAVAFSTGMAAISGVLHTFLSYGQRVVSTRDSYGGTNKIFEEFLPRMGVEVTLCDTLATVTLEQEIAKGCNVLYLETPTNPTLKIVDIRRLVAAAKRVGALVIADNTFATPLNQNPLALGVDVVVHSATKFLSGHGDVLGGVVCGAEHLMSQVRHYREINGASLDPFSAYLIIRGIKTLALRLRQQQVSAQLLAEYLCTEPLVESVNYPGLPQHPGHDIARSQMNGFGAIVSFVLKGGMDTVTRLLPLLKYAHRAGNLGAVETIYGPARTTSHVENTLEERQALGISEGLVRVSVGIEEAADLLADLKQAFALVRSKQGDASLHADSAQRFIEVGA encoded by the coding sequence ATGGAAAATAAAAAAGACGCCGTCCATCCTTCCGAGGTTGGGATGGGAACTCGAGTGGTATGGGGAGGAGAGCAAGTTCAACATCCCTACAATGCGACCCAGACACCCATCGTGGTCAGTGCCGCCTATGGCTATGACGATATCGATAAGTGGTATGACGTGGCATTGGGAAAGGAACCCGGCTTCATTTACAGCCGGATGAGCAATCCCACTGTCTCTGTCTTAGAAGATAAACTCTGTGAGCTCGAAAACGCAGAGTCGGCTGTAGCTTTCAGTACCGGAATGGCCGCAATCAGCGGTGTACTACACACCTTCCTTTCCTATGGGCAGCGTGTGGTATCTACACGTGACAGCTACGGTGGTACGAATAAGATTTTTGAGGAGTTTCTTCCACGCATGGGTGTAGAGGTAACCCTTTGCGATACGCTCGCCACTGTGACTCTCGAGCAGGAGATCGCTAAAGGCTGCAACGTTCTGTACCTGGAAACTCCTACGAACCCGACTCTGAAAATCGTTGATATTCGACGCCTTGTGGCAGCTGCGAAGCGAGTGGGCGCTTTGGTCATTGCGGACAATACCTTCGCGACGCCTCTAAATCAGAATCCGCTCGCTTTAGGCGTTGATGTGGTTGTGCACAGCGCGACCAAATTCCTGTCCGGTCATGGTGATGTACTCGGTGGTGTGGTTTGCGGCGCCGAGCATTTGATGTCTCAAGTTCGCCATTACCGTGAAATCAATGGTGCCTCGCTGGATCCTTTTTCAGCGTATCTAATCATCCGAGGCATCAAGACTCTGGCTCTGCGTCTTCGCCAGCAACAGGTGAGCGCGCAACTTTTGGCCGAGTACCTCTGTACCGAACCGCTGGTCGAGTCTGTGAACTATCCGGGGTTGCCTCAACATCCAGGTCATGACATCGCCCGTTCGCAAATGAACGGATTCGGAGCCATCGTCAGTTTCGTGCTGAAAGGAGGCATGGACACAGTGACTCGTCTGCTCCCGCTGCTCAAGTATGCGCATCGGGCGGGTAACCTGGGCGCTGTGGAAACCATCTACGGGCCGGCACGGACGACCAGTCACGTGGAAAACACCTTGGAAGAGCGCCAGGCACTTGGGATTTCCGAAGGCTTGGTTCGAGTGTCCGTAGGTATTGAAGAAGCAGCAGATTTATTGGCTGACCTAAAACAAGCCTTCGCTTTAGTGCGAAGTAAACAAGGTGATGCAAGCCTTCACGCTGACAGTGCCCAACGTTTCATTGAGGTAGGAGCCTGA
- a CDS encoding DUF2934 domain-containing protein, whose protein sequence is MDEQKIREAAYLLWEKQGKPQGQDLEHWFTAEQSESDSSSQMTPGGRTT, encoded by the coding sequence ATGGACGAGCAAAAAATACGAGAAGCTGCGTATCTGCTTTGGGAAAAACAAGGCAAACCACAAGGACAAGACCTTGAGCACTGGTTCACTGCCGAACAATCAGAAAGTGATTCGTCATCACAGATGACTCCAGGGGGGCGAACGACCTGA